Proteins found in one Plasmodium chabaudi chabaudi strain AS genome assembly, chromosome: 5 genomic segment:
- a CDS encoding 60S ribosomal protein L30e, putative has translation MAKKSKKSVGDNINSKLQLVMKSGKYQFGRKSCLKALRTGKGKLVIVSSNCPPIQRSVIEYYAMLSKCGVHDYHGDNNDLGTACGKLFRISCLVITDVGDSDIIKTNE, from the exons ATGGcaaaaaaatcaaagaAGAGTGTAGGAGATAATATCAACTCCAAACTTCAACTTGTCATGAAATCAGGAAAATATCAATTTGGAAGAAAATCATGTTTAAAAGCTTTAAGAACAGGAAAAG GCAAACTAGTAATTGTTAGCAGCAACTGCCCACCTATCCAAAGAAGTGTGATCGAATATTATGCGATGCTTTCAAAATGTGGTGTTCATGATTACCATGGTGACAATAATGATTTAGGAACTGCCTGTGGTAAATTATTTCGTATCAGTTGCTTAGTCATAACTGATGTTGGAGATTCagatataattaaaacaaatgaataa
- a CDS encoding tRNA methyltransferase, putative translates to MFFSLTVLYAIWWVSFVINKKIIFDQNAKKINSQYYIKNYIRKNVFDGKSKVRKSILKYNKLENKGFDTDPNCCNDSNACKNEYYKSHIEKIYNDLNSLATRDDKTSYIIQARNQDCKDYYIPIDRKKFTNKNIFDYTKKQKCYINELGSNVQYVYINKCNSNVYMGVDIERRCLKNKEVKPCQDMPNEIPKLTSSEMLLSNNEEAKIADLLKMNDISGIQKIMKKESLLKNEKINYYITIDGGSDNIVLSNFLYILLKGANKLDLQFFLNFDFKKIASDFKNMFEIYFNTEHIVNHIYKRICKFFLKIHETANLKTSEKNIPPNFDINKYEKKLYFSKDMKIYCYPKVAHMLSGGIDSLMALILLEKKKFYVDNFYFNFAHYDCSKNDLKYVKNICKNRNNLHIININNEYYENVFLPMLKSYSKGEVPNPDIVCNQKIKYNFLLKTIKSISKSKGTDFNYSYISTGHYAMISTNDAQNCNNIFNNNFPYVKGKMGNKKNKKNKKRYKLVVSSDLKKDQTFFLSSFSEKQLSKFLFPLGLYNKNDIKTFMKKHNITDYNPNETKGLCLYGNVDMHSLLRLYFKTDECSNLPPSSNSETVRSEKTAGLDAQVSGVDLHRFKKNDIKDFNLNYVNYIINIDDGIVMEKNSDIHLYTIGQNKHITTYIHDLYINRFQNKKNKKNIFSSCQWTVVYKKILPKEIQTNGKTQIMENFIYVTKNYYDKQFDIIKRKCKLKNIKWIEESNNDDIPTYLKKINKDGKTKNSVIIFVKIRNNEKIKKAKLIFDKNNKEGYLELENPDIGLSPGQIITFYLPFIIKKRKQTQYIYNLDKYLHLPIYYHCVGTAKIKNQYLNIGIYKRIMEIHKANNLTLFGNSQSK, encoded by the coding sequence ATGTTTTTCTCCTTAACAGTATTATACGCCATTTGGTGGGTGTCAtttgttataaataaaaaaataatatttgatcaaaatgcaaaaaaaataaacagtcagtattatataaaaaattatatacggAAAAATGTTTTTGATGGCAAAAGTAAAGTTagaaaaagtatattaaaatataacaagCTTGAGAATAAAGGATTTGATACCGATCCTAATTGTTGTAATGATAGTAATGCatgtaaaaatgaatattataaaagccatatagaaaaaatatataacgaTTTGAATAGCTTGGCTACAAGAGATGATAAAACTAGTTATATTATTCAGGCAAGAAATCAAGATTGTAAAGACTATTATATACCTATAGATAGAAAAAAGTTTACtaataagaatatattcgattatacaaaaaaacaaaaatgttatatcaATGAGCTTGGAAGTAATGTTcaatatgtatacataaataagtGCAATTCGAATGTTTATATGGGTGTAGATATAGAACGACggtgtttaaaaaataaggaaGTAAAACCATGTCAAGACATGCCTAATGAAATACCCAAACTAACAAGTTCTGAAATGTTATTGTCTAATAATGAAGAAGCAAAAATTGCCGATTTACTAAAGATGAACGATATTAGTGggatacaaaaaattatgaaaaaagaaagtctgttaaaaaatgaaaaaataaattattatattacaaTTGATGGAGGTAGTGATAATATTGTATTGAGTAATTTTCtttacatattattaaagggagcaaataaattagatttacaattttttttgaatttcgattttaaaaaaatagctagtgattttaaaaatatgtttgaaatatatttcaatacAGAACATATTGTAAATCATATTTACAAACGAATttgcaaattttttttaaaaatccATGAGACAGCAAATTTGAAAACaagcgaaaaaaatataccacCCAATTTtgacataaataaatatgaaaaaaaattgtattttagTAAAGATATGAAGATATATTGCTATCCTAAAGTAGCACATATGCTTAGTGGAGGAATAGATTCATTGATGGCTCTAATTTtgttagaaaaaaaaaagttttatgtcgacaatttttattttaattttgcaCATTATGATTGTAGTAAAAAcgatttaaaatatgtaaaaaatatatgcaaaaatcgaaataatttacatattattaatataaataatgaatattatgaaaatgtgTTTTTACCAATGCTTAAAAGTTATTCAAAGGGAGAAGTGCCAAACCCAGATATTGTTTgtaatcaaaaaataaaatataattttttattaaagaCAATTAAATCTATATCTAAATCGAAGGGAACAGATTTCAATTACTCATACATTTCTACTGGGCATTATGCAATGATATCTACAAATGATGCacaaaattgtaataacatttttaataataattttccatatgttaaaggaaaaatgggaaataaaaaaaataaaaaaaataaaaagagaTATAAGCTAGTTGTTAGTAGTGACTTGAAAAAGGATCAAACATTTTTCTTATCGTCTTTTTCTGAAAAacaattatcaaaatttttattcccACTAGGtttgtataataaaaatgatattaaaacgtttatgaaaaaacataatattaCAGATTATAATCCAAACGAAACGAAAGGCTTATGCTTGTATGGGAATGTAGATATGCATTCATTGTTGAGACTTTACTTTAAAACTGACGAGTGTAGCAACTTGCCGCCTTCTTCAAACAGTGAAACTGTGCGTAGTGAAAAGACGGCTGGTTTGGATGCACAAGTTTCGGGGGTAGACTTACATaggtttaaaaaaaatgatataaaagattttaatttaaattatgtaaattatattataaatatagatgaTGGGATAgttatggaaaaaaattcagATATCCATTTGTATACTATAGGGCAAAACAAGCATATAacaacatatatacatgatctatatataaatcgatttcaaaataaaaaaaataaaaaaaatatattttcttcatgcCAATGGACGGTAGTttataagaaaatattaccAAAAGAGATCCAAACAAATGGTAAGACACAAATTatggaaaattttatttatgttacaaaaaattattatgataaacaatttgatattataaaacgaaagtgtaaattaaaaaatattaaatggaTTGAAGAAAGTAACAATGATGATATTCCaacttatttaaaaaaaataaataaagatggTAAAACCAAAAATagtgtaataatatttgtgaaaatacgaaacaatgaaaaaataaaaaaagctaAATTgatatttgataaaaataataaggaaGGATATTTGGAATTAGAAAATCCAGACATCGGTTTATCACCAGGTCAGATcattactttttatttaccttttattataaaaaaaagaaaacaaacccaatatatttataaccTAGATAAGTATTTACATCTTCCTATATACTACCATTGCGTTGGGACTgcaaagataaaaaatcaGTACCTCAACATTGGGATATACAAAAGAATAATGGAAATCCACAAAGCAAATAACCTCACCCTCTTTGGAAATTCACAAAGTAAATAG
- a CDS encoding autophagy-related protein 8, putative, protein MPSLKEEVPFESRVAETHKIRAKYPNRIPVVCEKAHRSNLPEIEKKKFLVPMNMLVGEFKFVLHQHINQSAYGSNMKLFREKTIYLFVNNIIPKTGLLMQELYEMYKDEDGYLYLEYSCESCFG, encoded by the coding sequence atgccATCATTAAAAGAAGAAGTCCCCTTTGAAAGTAGAGTTGCAGAGACTCATAAAATTCGAGCGAAATACCCAAACAGAATTCCAGTGGTATGTGAAAAAGCACATAGATCAAATTTACCcgaaattgaaaaaaagaaatttcTTGTACCTATGAATATGTTAGTAGGtgaatttaaatttgttttacaTCAACATATAAATCAAAGTGCGTATGGAAGTAATATGAAATTGTTTAGAGAAaaaactatatatttatttgtcaataatattattccCAAAACAGGATTGTTAATGCAAGAATTGTATGAAATGTATAAAGACGAAGACggatatttatatcttgAGTACAGTTGTGAAAGTTGTTTTGGATAA